In Erigeron canadensis isolate Cc75 chromosome 6, C_canadensis_v1, whole genome shotgun sequence, the following are encoded in one genomic region:
- the LOC122606161 gene encoding AT-hook motif nuclear-localized protein 6-like → MESTKENLDSGSVTDPQQEQVAGQRGVMTRGPNVFKKKMGRPRKYGPDGKPMGAALSPMPISASIPITGDYSSWKQSHGSSMKKNQKWDYAYSGEIVPNTVGADFTAHMIIVNVGEDVNMKIISFAQQSSRVICILTASGAISNVTLYQPNSCGGTLTYEGQFEILYLSGAFMPNDIGGVKGRSGGMSVSLAGPDGRVLGGGLAGMLVAASPVQVVVGSFLQGDQQEQQIHKKSRFENVETTTPPTIIPETARKAYADEPDLNFTPINSIHEDRNTDTEKNGSSQGSLPIDPHTSPLQVTC, encoded by the exons ATGGAGAGTACAAAAGAGAATCTTGATTCAGGAAGTGTGACAGACCCACAACAGGAACAGGTGGCAGGGCAGAGGGGGGTAATGACACGTGGCCCAAatgtttttaagaaaaaaatgggAAGACCAAGAAAGTATGGACCTGATGGCAAACCCATGGGAGCTGCTTTGTCTCCGATGCCTATTTCGGCGTCTATTCCGATCACCGGAGATTACTCCAGCTGGAAACAAAGTCATGGGAGTTCCatgaagaaaaatcaaaaatgggATTATGCATATTCAG GTGAAATAGTGCCAAATACTGTTGGTGCTGATTTTACGGCCCATATGATCATAGTCAATGTTGGAGAG GATGTTAATATGAAGATCATATCGTTTGCTCAACAAAGCTCCAGAGTTATCTGCATCCTTACTGCAAGTGGTGCAATTTCAAATGTTACCCTATATCAACCTAACTCATGTGGAGGCACTTTAACATATGAG GGCCAGTTTGAGATTCTTTATTTATCAGGAGCATTCATGCCTAATGACATAGGAGGAGTAAAAGGGAGATCTGGTGGAATGAGTGTTTCTTTGGCTGGCCCAGATGGACGTGTTTTAGGTGGGGGCCTTGCCGGTATGCTGGTGGCTGCCAGTCCTGTTCAG GTCGTAGTTGGGAGTTTTCTTCAAGGTGACCAACAAGAGCAGCAGATACACAAGAAATCTAGATTCGAAAATGTTGAAACCACCACGCCTCCTACTATTATCCCAGAAACAGCAAGGAAAGCATATGCTGATGAACCAGACCTAAACTTTACACCCATAAACTCCATACACGAGGATAGGAATACTGATACTGAAAAGAACGGATCTTCACAGGGTTCATTACCAATAGATCCTCACACATCACCGCTTCAGGTTACTTGCTGA
- the LOC122603980 gene encoding protein PSK SIMULATOR 1, whose protein sequence is MGIETWLTKVKKSISHSFDSIHGHHVPPNGKPVIKKSRVGVLAFEISGIIPKLNSMWQSLSDNNMARLRNESLSLEGVRKIVSTDDVFLLSLACAEMVENLKVVAKMVSRLSKRCEDSSLRSFDTFFDGFANTGRDPHGWVLSWKEMEVKNKKMERYVTATAALHREIDELTVIENGLRKLTQCSTDHHKKEHNYTMKQQKILDLQHKLEWQKQEIKYLKEKSLWNRSFDTITSLLARSIFTILSRIKLVFNINHGFPPSLPRSLSASATVYPSDHTTNSFNFVSGPLIKSSKHQENNHLSHGFFETNSKIFKPSSDTLGAAALALHYANLIIVTERMIRSPQLVGVDARDDIYSMLPNSIRSSLRRRLKGIGFTATDPALASEWKEALGKILGWLSPLAHNMMKWQSERSFEHQKAMPKTGVLLLQTLFFADQHKTEAAITELLVGLNYIWRFEREMNARALLSCNNFKNMQN, encoded by the coding sequence ATGGGTATAGAAACATGGCTAACCAAAGTAAAGAAATCCATATCACATAGCTTTGATTCCATTCACGGTCATCATGTACCGCCAAACGGAAAACCGGTGATCAAGAAATCGAGGGTAGGAGTGTTAGCATTCGAGATCTCAGGAATCATACCAAAGCTCAATTCCATGTGGCAGAGTCTTTCCGATAATAACATGGCTCGTTTACGCAACGAGTCTTTATCTCTAGAAGGCGTCCGAAAAATAGTTTCAACAGACGATGTTTTTCTACTGTCCTTGGCGTGTGCCGAGATGGTTGAAAACTTGAAAGTGGTAGCCAAGATGGTGTCGAGGCTAAGCAAACGCTGTGAAGACTCGAGTTTGAGGTCGTTTGATACGTTTTTTGATGGGTTTGCGAATACTGGTCGCGACCCTCATGGTTGGGTTTTGAGTTGGAAAGAAATGGAGgttaaaaacaagaaaatggAGCGATATGTTACCGCTACGGCTGCACTTCATCGAGAGATCGATGAGTTAACTGTTATAGAAAACGGTTTGAGGAAACTTACACAGTGTAGTACTGATCATCACAAAAAGGAGCATAATTATACAATGAAGCAACAAAAGATACTTGATTTGCAGCATAAACTCGAATGGCAAAAACAAGAAATCAAGTATCTAAAAGAGAAATCTTTATGGAATAGAAGTTTTGATACAATAACTTCATTGCTTGCAAGATCAATCTTTACAATCCTTTCAAGAATCAAACTTGTTTTCAATATTAACCATGGTTTTCCACCATCTCTCCCTCGAAGCCTTTCGGCCTCTGCCACAGTCTACCCATCCGATCACACTACAAATTCTTTCAACTTTGTATCCGGGCCGTTGATCAAAAGCTCAAAACATCAAGAAAACAACCATCTTTCCCATGGGTTTTTCGAGACGAattccaagattttcaaaccaTCATCAGATACTTTAGGAGCTGCTGCTCTGGCTCTACATTACGCCAATTTGATCATTGTTACAGAAAGGATGATAAGATCACCACAATTGGTAGGTGTAGATGCCAGAGACGATATATACTCGATGTTACCTAATAGCATACGTTCCTCATTAAGACGTCGATTAAAAGGAATCGGGTTTACAGCAACTGATCCAGCTCTTGCAAGTGAATGGAAAGAAGCATTAGGGAAAATACTAGGATGGTTGTCACCATTAGCACATAACATGATGAAATGGCAAAGTGAAAGAAGCTTTGAACATCAGAAGGCAATGCCGAAAACTGGTGTACTTCTTTTGCAAACACTTTTCTTTGCAGATCAACACAAAACTGAGGCTGCAATAACTGAGCTATTAGTTGGTTTAAATTACATTTGGAGGTTTGAAAGAGAGATGAATGCTAGAGCCTTGTTAAGTTGCAACAATTTCAAGAATATGCAAAATTAA
- the LOC122605065 gene encoding ATP-dependent Clp protease ATP-binding subunit CLPT1, chloroplastic-like, producing the protein MAGILQSVNSSSSLFIPPATTSCSTRLMLLTSSNLLHFSSNSPRHSRRFSSIVATVSSTPTAPTPEKAITPEKTAKWSFRFIKSFAMGELEARKLKFNNTGTESLLMGILVEGTSLAAKLLRESGVTLFKVREETVKILGKSDMYIFSPEHPPLTEPAQKAIDWAINEKLKSGEMGEVTTSHLLLGIWAQKESAGYKIMATLGFNDDKANELAKSMDKEIILSYKRGL; encoded by the exons atggcaGGTATCCTCCAATCTGTTAATTCTTCTTCATCGTTGTTCATTCCGCCCGCCACCACTAGTTGTTCAACCCGCCTCATGCTTCTTACCTCATCCAACCTCCTTCACTTCTCCTCCAATTCACCTCGTCATTCCCGCCGCTTCTCATCAATCGTCGCAACCGTCTCATCTACTCCTACTGCTCC GACACCAGAGAAAGCAATTACTCCTGAAAAAACAGCCAA ATGGTCGTTTAGGTTCATAAAATCGTTTGCGATGGGTGAGTTGGAAGCTAGGAAGTTGAAGTTTAATAATACCGGAACCGAGTCTCTGCTGATGGGCATTTTGGTTGAGG gAACTAGTTTGGCTGCTAAGTTATTAAGAGAAAGTGGTGTAACTCTTTTCAAAGTGCGAGAAGAAACTGTAAAAATACTTGGAAAATCGGACATGTATATTTTCAGCCCAGAGCACCCACCATTGACTGAACCAGCTCAAAAGGCCATTGATTGGGCAATTAATGAGAAATTAAAGTCAG GGGAAATGGGAGAAGTGACAACATCCCACTTGCTTCTGGGAATCTGGGCACAAAAGGAATCAGCTGGTTACAAGATAATGGCTACActtggttttaatgatgataaagCTAACGAGCTTGCCAAATCA ATGGACAAGGAAATTATTTTGAGCTACAAGAGGGGGCTTTAG